The Drosophila gunungcola strain Sukarami chromosome 2L unlocalized genomic scaffold, Dgunungcola_SK_2 000007F, whole genome shotgun sequence genome includes a region encoding these proteins:
- the LOC128253130 gene encoding ABC transporter G family member 20 — MAAVEVRNGYKYYGSKSNPKIVLNQLNMNVMRGSIYGLLGASGCGKTTLLSCIVGQRRLNGGEVAVLGVKPGEPGSGVPGSRVGFMPQEIALVEEMTVKETIFYFGRIYGLTDERIREKFKLLKELLQLPPARQMIKQCSGGQQRRLSFACAMIHDPELLILDEPTVGLDPMLREKIWDFLVETTRNSKLAVIITTHYIEEAKQANCIGLMRNGVLLAEDTPTNIMIKFGTQSIEDAFLILSQRQGNEDELNQIMNHNKNQALPAAVLPPEVIDTHEVSTPEKQPIPFEEPPNENRKKIFFTTKGRVKALMTKNFVQLFRQPSGIIFMLLFPIIQLTCFYLAIGKTPTNLEIGVYSGEVESYGECFDDNLVTVFKDNDSCLFNKLSCRYIRELGDDVATRKYYSSEADALSDAKRATTVGYLHFAQNFSESILSVMEDGIHTNDGAVDHAELSIHIDMTDQQVAYFMQRKLRDKFSSFMRSVVKDCNVSTAIVDLPVQFQEPIFGTADIEFQQYCAPGVVMTMVFFLATLMTAAVFISERMDGIWDRTLLAGVSATEMLWAHLLTQLIIMALQSFEVIMYIGLVFDTYNNGDTTTLIGLLTLTAFCGMLFGLFISVFCKSHTEANFVATGAFYPMIILCGLLWPLESMPQFLQDLVMVLPFTIPSISARNVIEKGWSITHEKVYNGFLVMAGWTIIFFVLCLIGIRRKA; from the exons ATGGCGGCCGTTGAAGTAAGGAACGGCTACAAGTACTATGGCTCCAAATCGAACCCCAAGATTGTGCTCAACCAGCTGAATATGAACGTGATGCGTGGATCCAT ATACGGATTACTGGGCGCCTCCGGCTGCGGCAAGACCACCCTGCTCTCGTGCATCGTCGGCCAGAGGAGACTCAACGGCGGAGAGGTGGCCGTACTGGGCGTCAAGCCAGGCGAACCGGGCAGCGGGGTACCGGGCTCCCGCGTGGGATTCATGCCCCAGGAGATCGCCCTGGTGGAGGAGATGACCGTCAAGGAGACCATCTTCTACTTCGGGCGCATCTACGGCCTGACAGACGAACGCATCCGGGAGAAGTTCAAGTTGCTCaaggagctgctgcagctgccgcCGGCCAGGCAGATGATCAAGCAGTGCAGCGGGGGTCAGCAGCGACGGCTGTCCTTTGCCTGCGCCATGATCCACGATCCGGAGCTCCTCATCCTGGACGAACCCACTGTGGGATTGGATCCCATGCTGCGTGAAAA AATCTGGGATTTTCTCGTCGAGACCACGAGAAATAGCAAATTGGCTGTGATTATTACCACCCATTATATAGAGGAAGCCAAACAGGCAAATTGC ATTGGTCTCATGCGCAATGGCGTGCTTCTGGCGGAAGATACGCCCACCAACATCATGATCAAGTTCGGAACTCAGTCGATCGAGGATGCCTTCCTCATTCTGAGCCAGCGGCAGGGCAACGAAGACGAGTTGAACCAAATCATGAACCACAACAAGAACCAGGCTTTGCCTGCAGCTGTACTTCCCCCAGAGGTCATAGACACCCACGAGGTGAGCACGCCAGAAAAACAGCCCATCCCTTTCGAGGAGCCTCCGAACGAGAACCGCAAAAAGATTTTCTTCACCACCAAGGGCAGGGTTAAGGCCCTGATGACCAAAAACTTTGTGCAGCTTTTCAGACAGCCTTC AGGAATTATTTTCATGCTACTGTTCCCCATCATACAACTGACGTGCTTTTATCTGGCCATTGGAAAGACTCCTACGAATTTGGAGATAGGAGTCTACTCTGGCGAAGTGGAGAGCTACGGTGAATGCTTTGACGACAATCTGGTCACAGTGTTCAAGGACAACGACAGCTGCCTGTTCAATAAGCTATCCTGCAGATACATCCGCGAACTGGGCGACGATGTGGCCACGCGGAAGTACTATTCCAGTGAGGCTGATGCCCTGAGCGATGCAAAGCGGGCCACAACCGTGGGCTACCTGCATTTTGCCCAGAACTTCAGCGAATCGATTCTCTCGGTGATGGAGGATGGGATCCACACCAATGACGGAGCCGTGGATCACGCCGAACTAAGTATCCACATCGATATGACAG ATCAACAAGTGGCGTACTTCATGCAGCGAAAACTTCGTGACAAGTTCAGCTCCTTCATGCGGAGTGTGGTCAAGGATTGCAATGTTTCCACGGCTATTGTCGATCTGCCCGTCCAGTTCCAAGAACCGATCTTCGGCACCGCAGACATCGAGTTCCAGCAGTATTGTGCCCCGGGTGTGGTCATGAC CATGGTATTTTTCCTGGCCACCTTGATGACGGCTGCAGTGTTCATTTCGGAGCGTATGGATGGCATCTGGGACCGAACTCTCTTGGCAGGTGTCTCGGCTACCGAAATGCTATGGGCCCATCTCCTAACGCAGCTCATCATCATGGCCCTGCAATCATTCGAGGTTATCATGTACATTGGCCTGGTCTTCGATACCTACAACAATGGGGATACCACAACACTCATTGGATTGTTAACGCTGACAGCTTTCTGTGGCATGTTGTTTG GTCTCTTCATATCTGTCTTTTGCAAATCGCATACTGAGGCAAACTTTGTGGCCACTGGCGCATTTTATCCCATGATTATACTTTGCG GACTTCTGTGGCCCCTTGAGAGCATGCCGCAGTTTCTCCAGGACTTAGTAATGGTGCTACCTTTCACCATACCCTCCATATCGGCTCGCAACGTGATAGAGAAGGGCTGGAGCATCACCCACGAGAAGGTCTACAATGGATTTTTGGTGATGGCCGGCTGGACGATCATTTTCTTCGTGCTATGCCTAATCGGAATCAGGCGAAAGGCGTAA